One genomic region from Verrucomicrobiota bacterium encodes:
- a CDS encoding nucleoside deaminase — MEGLLDFSSDTFFMGEALRQARKAAARDEVPVGAVLVRNGDVIARAWNQVEMLRDATAHAEMLAITQGENAIGDWRLSDCDLFVTKEPCPMCAGALVLARIRRVVFGCGDPKGGAAGGLLNLLQMPQLNHRCEITAGVREQECRELLQEFFRARRRGD, encoded by the coding sequence ATGGAAGGATTGCTCGATTTTTCAAGTGACACATTTTTCATGGGGGAAGCCTTGCGCCAAGCCCGGAAAGCCGCCGCACGGGACGAAGTGCCGGTCGGCGCCGTGCTGGTCCGGAACGGAGATGTGATCGCGCGCGCCTGGAACCAGGTCGAAATGCTGCGGGATGCCACCGCCCACGCGGAAATGCTCGCGATCACCCAGGGGGAAAACGCGATCGGTGACTGGCGGCTGAGCGACTGCGATCTTTTCGTGACCAAGGAGCCGTGTCCCATGTGCGCAGGTGCTTTGGTCCTGGCACGCATCCGGCGCGTGGTTTTCGGCTGCGGCGATCCGAAAGGCGGGGCGGCGGGCGGCCTGTTAAACCTGCTGCAGATGCCCCAGCTTAATCACCGTTGCGAAATCACGGCCGGGGTCCGTGAACAGGAGTGCCGTGAACTGCTGCAGGAGTTTTTCCGGGCCCGGCGCCGCGGCGACTGA
- the rpe gene encoding ribulose-phosphate 3-epimerase, with amino-acid sequence MNKKPVIIAPSVLACDFLRVGDECTRIERAGADWLHLDVMDGHFVDNLSFGPAVVESIARIAEVPLDVHLMIERPDHFYPRFTPHVDNVTIHIEPSYDVAATLKAIRAEGCTAGLAISPPTGFDRIEPYLDQIDLLLVMTVNPGFGGQAFRPETMAKVERAAQIRSERKLDFHIEVDGGINPETAAIAQQHGANVMVAGTNIFRATDPVRAIHSLRG; translated from the coding sequence ATGAATAAGAAACCTGTGATCATCGCTCCCTCGGTGCTCGCCTGCGATTTTTTGCGTGTCGGCGACGAGTGTACGCGGATCGAGCGCGCCGGCGCTGACTGGCTGCACCTGGACGTAATGGATGGGCATTTCGTCGATAACCTTTCGTTCGGCCCCGCCGTCGTGGAATCGATCGCGAGGATCGCCGAAGTCCCCCTCGACGTGCACCTGATGATCGAGCGCCCGGACCATTTCTACCCGCGGTTCACGCCGCACGTGGATAACGTCACGATCCATATCGAACCTTCCTATGATGTCGCCGCGACGCTGAAGGCCATCCGGGCGGAAGGCTGCACCGCCGGGCTGGCGATTAGCCCGCCCACCGGCTTCGATCGGATCGAACCTTACCTGGACCAGATTGACCTGTTGCTGGTCATGACCGTTAACCCGGGCTTCGGCGGCCAGGCGTTTCGGCCGGAAACGATGGCCAAGGTAGAGCGCGCCGCGCAAATCCGGTCCGAACGCAAACTCGACTTTCACATCGAGGTCGACGGCGGGATCAATCCTGAGACGGCTGCAATCGCCCAGCAGCACGGAGCCAATGTCATGGTGGCGGGAACCAACATCTTCCGTGCGACGGACCCGGTTCGGGCGATTCATTCACTGCGCGGCTAG